The following are from one region of the Methanospirillum hungatei genome:
- a CDS encoding DUF86 domain-containing protein: MSEKRDLRIFLTDILNATEKIIRYNQEKESSQNVSTDKDLEAIIYNLLVLGEASRSIPEDFREEHPEIPWKRMVGMRDKLIHQYWGMQQVTIWNTITRDIPDLREKIRKIIDNYSDRE, from the coding sequence ATGTCTGAAAAACGTGATCTTCGTATTTTTTTAACAGACATACTTAATGCTACAGAGAAAATAATCCGGTATAACCAGGAAAAAGAGAGTTCACAAAATGTGAGCACGGATAAGGATCTTGAGGCTATCATTTACAATCTTTTAGTACTCGGTGAAGCTTCACGGTCAATTCCTGAAGATTTTCGAGAAGAACATCCGGAGATTCCATGGAAACGAATGGTAGGAATGCGTGACAAACTCATTCACCAATATTGGGGTATGCAACAGGTCACTATATGGAATACCATAACTCGGGACATACCGGATCTTCGGGAAAAGATCAGGAAAATAATTGATAATTATTCAGACCGGGAATAA